The Coprobacillus cateniformis DNA window CATGAATTTACTCAAATGAAAATATCAGAACTTCAAAAAACAATTCAGGAGCACCCCGATTCTCAAGATGCATTTATGGCTGAAACATTATTAAAGAGTCTATTGCTAAAGGTTAAAATGAGTCCTATGACATTATCTTTAAAATCTAATATTGTTATTATGGGTAAAGTTATTTTTATATCTTTACCTGGTGATATTACAGCGATTTTAGGAAAAAGAATTCAGGATGCTTTTTCTGATTATCTTGTTATCTTAATTGGTTATTGTGAAAACTATTCTAATTATTTTGTTTGTGAAGAAGACTATGGGAAATATTTTGAAACATATATTTCTAGATTAAACAAGGGAAATGCTGATACTTTTATTCAAAGTATTATCAATGAAACAAATCAGTTAATTAATGCTTAATTCGTAAACCTCATTCAAATTGTTCTTTCATTGAATGAGGTTTATGTTTATAATATAAGGGAATGGAGTGATATTATGAACCCTTTTGAAAAGATTGAACTAAAAAAAGATACATTCACAAAAAAAGAGATGATTGTCTATAATATATTACAAAAAAATCCTGATCTTATTTTACGTGGATCAATAACTTCTCTAGCTAAAGATTATCAGGTTTCACAGTCTACAATAACACGTTTTTGTCAAAAAATTGGTTATGATGGTTTTAATGAATTTAAATTTGATGTTTTTAGATCAGAAAAACAAGGTAGACAAGAACAAAACAATAATCTTTCTACTATTGATTCTTATTGTCGTTTATTAAATATTTTAAATGAAAATATTGATAATGAAATGATGGAACGATTTGCTAAAAGTATTATTCATGCAGATACAATTATTGTCACTGGCTCCCACAAAAGTTCTTTACCTGCGAAGATGCTACAATATAATTTATTTAAAATACATAAAAAGGTTATTTTTTTAGCAACAGATGAGTTTCATGATATTGATCAAATTGCTAATAAGAATGATCTTGTCGTTGTTTTTACAAATAGAGGAAATGGATTATCTACATTTAATAATATTAAAGAAAAAAAAGAAAAAAACCAATTCCAACT harbors:
- a CDS encoding MurR/RpiR family transcriptional regulator, with protein sequence MNPFEKIELKKDTFTKKEMIVYNILQKNPDLILRGSITSLAKDYQVSQSTITRFCQKIGYDGFNEFKFDVFRSEKQGRQEQNNNLSTIDSYCRLLNILNENIDNEMMERFAKSIIHADTIIVTGSHKSSLPAKMLQYNLFKIHKKVIFLATDEFHDIDQIANKNDLVVVFTNRGNGLSTFNNIKEKKEKNQFQLAFITMHDKLFVKKISDYYIWLPSSSNQNFDQYLENQIVFFVYVDLLTSQIAKLI